One genomic segment of Micromonospora sp. WMMC415 includes these proteins:
- a CDS encoding ABC transporter substrate-binding protein, which translates to MDASNIGNRTPGGLSRRNLLKFSALGVSLAGVSSLLAACGGEDGAGADISTKLLRIHLDDDISNLDPAFNAGHTNTTVRANIFQHLVTYRPDTFELANELAETFEPSSDGLRYNFTLKKGIQFHGGYGELTAEDVKFSYERIAGLTEPKIKSSYKSDWATLKGVEVHDKYSGTIVLKEPFAPLLATTLPVGSGEIVSKRAVEERGEAFGTSPIGTGPYEFVEWKRNQHVVLKKFANYGGAADYAGKPLWEELRFVVIAEDNPTTIALETDELDFAVLGPAAVARIKKNRSFEVIDKTSLRYNWIGINTAHPNFKNKDVRLAVIHGIDVPAIIAGAFNGQWTRATGIVAPGMPIGYWKGAPVYQRDLAKAKEFLAKAGAQGMKIEMSVSSGTPGGPKVAEIVQANLNEVGFDVKVLVQEGGVFNQATPEANAQKQLFYMSYSTKPDPSWSTKWFTSDQVGEWNWMSWDNKEFTRLHNEALVERDPAKRNDMYIRMQQLMDEDAVALWVAWPTAFLGKRKGLKTPIRPDGDFIPWTFGRDA; encoded by the coding sequence ATGGACGCGAGCAACATCGGTAACCGGACTCCCGGCGGTCTGAGCCGCCGCAATCTGCTCAAGTTCTCGGCGCTCGGCGTCTCTCTCGCCGGGGTGAGTTCGCTGCTGGCCGCCTGCGGCGGCGAGGACGGGGCCGGGGCTGACATCTCGACCAAGCTGCTGCGGATCCACCTCGACGACGACATCTCAAACCTGGACCCGGCGTTCAACGCCGGGCACACCAACACGACCGTCCGGGCCAACATCTTTCAGCACCTGGTGACCTACCGGCCGGACACGTTCGAGCTGGCCAACGAGTTGGCGGAGACGTTCGAACCATCCAGTGACGGGCTGCGCTACAACTTCACCCTGAAGAAGGGAATCCAGTTCCACGGCGGCTACGGCGAGCTGACGGCCGAGGACGTCAAGTTCTCGTACGAGCGGATCGCCGGGCTGACCGAGCCGAAGATCAAGTCGTCATACAAGTCGGACTGGGCCACCCTCAAGGGCGTCGAGGTCCACGACAAGTACAGCGGGACGATTGTGCTGAAGGAGCCGTTCGCTCCGCTGCTCGCCACGACCCTGCCGGTCGGCTCGGGTGAGATCGTCTCGAAGCGTGCGGTCGAGGAGCGGGGCGAGGCATTCGGCACCAGCCCGATCGGCACGGGCCCGTACGAGTTCGTCGAGTGGAAGCGCAACCAGCACGTCGTGCTCAAGAAGTTCGCGAACTACGGTGGCGCCGCCGACTACGCGGGCAAGCCGCTGTGGGAAGAGCTCCGGTTCGTCGTCATCGCCGAGGACAACCCTACGACCATCGCGCTGGAGACCGACGAGCTCGACTTCGCCGTGCTGGGACCGGCGGCGGTCGCGCGGATCAAGAAGAACCGCAGCTTCGAGGTCATCGACAAGACATCGCTGCGCTACAACTGGATCGGCATCAACACCGCCCACCCGAACTTCAAGAACAAGGACGTGCGGCTGGCGGTTATCCACGGCATCGACGTTCCCGCCATCATCGCCGGTGCCTTCAACGGCCAATGGACCCGGGCGACCGGGATCGTCGCGCCCGGCATGCCGATCGGCTACTGGAAGGGCGCGCCCGTCTATCAGCGCGATCTGGCCAAGGCCAAGGAGTTCCTGGCCAAGGCCGGCGCGCAGGGCATGAAGATCGAGATGTCGGTGTCGAGCGGAACGCCTGGCGGGCCCAAGGTCGCCGAGATCGTGCAGGCCAACCTCAACGAGGTGGGCTTCGACGTGAAGGTGCTCGTCCAGGAGGGCGGTGTCTTCAACCAGGCCACCCCGGAGGCGAACGCCCAGAAGCAGCTCTTCTACATGAGCTACTCCACCAAGCCCGACCCGTCCTGGTCGACGAAGTGGTTCACCAGCGACCAGGTCGGCGAGTGGAACTGGATGAGCTGGGACAACAAGGAGTTCACCCGCCTGCACAACGAGGCGCTCGTCGAACGCGATCCCGCAAAGCGCAACGACATGTACATCCGGATGCAGCAGCTCATGGATGAGGACGCGGTGGCGCTGTGGGTGGCGTGGCCGACGGCGTTCCTCGGCAAGCGCAAGGGCCTGAAGACGCCGATCCGCCCCGACGGAGACTTCATCCCCTGGACCTTCGGCCGAGACGCCTAG